One Pseudomonas sp. FP1742 genomic window carries:
- a CDS encoding amino acid ABC transporter permease, protein MSQTQAERLQAERKLAENQFDITQYQHVPRRYYGRIFFATVIVIAIVGLVRAFAEGKIEWSYIGQFLTSQAIMWGLLNTIVMAVLAMALGIVFGVITAIMRMSANPILRYVALTYTWLFRGTPLILQLLLWFNLALIFPTIGIPGLFEMDTVSLMTPFVAALLGLSINQGAYTAEVVRAGLLSVDTGQYEAAKSIGMPRLQALRRIILPQAMRIIIPPVGNEFIGMVKMTSLASVIQYSELLYNAQNIYYANARVMELLIVAGIWYLATVTVLSFGQSRLERRFARGAGKRS, encoded by the coding sequence ATGAGCCAGACACAGGCAGAACGACTCCAGGCGGAGCGTAAACTGGCGGAAAACCAGTTCGATATCACCCAGTATCAACACGTGCCACGGCGTTATTACGGGCGGATTTTTTTCGCCACCGTCATCGTCATTGCGATTGTCGGCCTGGTGCGAGCCTTCGCCGAAGGCAAGATTGAATGGTCGTACATCGGCCAGTTCCTCACTTCGCAAGCGATCATGTGGGGCTTGCTCAACACCATTGTCATGGCGGTGCTGGCGATGGCGCTGGGTATCGTCTTCGGGGTGATCACGGCGATCATGCGCATGTCGGCCAACCCGATCCTGCGCTATGTGGCGCTGACCTACACCTGGCTGTTCCGTGGCACGCCGCTGATCCTGCAGCTGCTGCTGTGGTTCAACCTGGCGCTGATTTTCCCCACCATCGGCATCCCCGGTCTGTTCGAAATGGACACTGTGAGCCTGATGACGCCCTTCGTGGCCGCCCTCCTCGGCTTGAGCATCAACCAGGGCGCCTACACCGCCGAAGTGGTGCGCGCCGGCCTGCTGTCGGTGGACACCGGCCAGTACGAAGCCGCCAAGTCGATCGGCATGCCGCGCCTGCAAGCGCTGCGCCGGATCATCCTGCCCCAGGCCATGCGGATCATCATTCCGCCGGTCGGTAACGAGTTCATCGGCATGGTGAAAATGACCTCCCTGGCGAGCGTCATCCAGTACTCGGAGCTGCTCTACAACGCCCAGAACATCTACTACGCCAACGCCCGCGTGATGGAGCTGCTGATCGTCGCCGGTATCTGGTACCTGGCCACGGTCACCGTGCTGTCCTTTGGTCAAAGCCGTCTGGAGCGTCGTTTCGCTCGCGGCGCCGGCAAGCGTTCTTGA
- a CDS encoding amino acid ABC transporter ATP-binding protein, producing MRSIVKAVSLNKYYDHFHALKDINIEVEQGEVLCIIGPSGSGKSTLLRCVNQLEKIDKGGLWVDGELVGYRIVGNKLHELNESQIARQRLATGMVFQRFNLFPHMTVLQNIIEGPCQVLKRSPKEAHEEAVELLARVGLADKRNSYPIELSGGQQQRVAIARALAMRPKLMLFDEPTSALDPELVGEVLSVMRDLAQTGMTMIVVTHELGFAREVSNRMVFMDGGQIVEAGSPEEILISPQNPRTQSFISAVRT from the coding sequence ATGAGAAGCATCGTCAAGGCCGTGAGCCTGAACAAGTATTACGACCATTTCCACGCGCTCAAGGACATCAACATCGAAGTCGAGCAAGGCGAAGTGCTGTGCATCATCGGCCCGTCCGGCTCCGGCAAAAGTACCCTGCTGCGCTGCGTGAATCAGCTGGAAAAAATCGACAAGGGCGGCCTGTGGGTCGACGGCGAACTGGTGGGTTACCGGATCGTCGGCAACAAACTGCACGAGCTCAATGAATCGCAGATTGCCCGCCAGCGCCTGGCCACCGGCATGGTGTTCCAGCGTTTCAACCTGTTCCCGCACATGACTGTGCTGCAAAACATCATCGAAGGGCCGTGCCAGGTGCTCAAACGTTCGCCCAAAGAAGCGCACGAAGAAGCCGTGGAACTGCTCGCTCGCGTCGGCCTGGCCGACAAGCGCAACAGCTACCCGATCGAACTGTCGGGTGGTCAGCAACAACGTGTCGCCATTGCCCGTGCATTGGCCATGCGCCCCAAGCTGATGCTGTTCGATGAACCCACTTCGGCACTCGACCCGGAACTGGTCGGAGAGGTGCTGTCGGTGATGCGCGATCTGGCGCAGACCGGCATGACCATGATCGTCGTCACCCATGAACTGGGCTTCGCTCGCGAGGTTTCCAACCGCATGGTGTTCATGGACGGCGGGCAGATCGTGGAGGCTGGAAGCCCCGAAGAAATACTAATAAGTCCGCAAAACCCACGCACCCAAAGCTTCATTTCTGCCGTTCGAACCTAA
- a CDS encoding polysaccharide deacetylase — MADSIVWPDGYRCAVVLTVDYNDIHGILTQAPEVAGRDKTLSVWRYGTQRGVERLLGVFEELGVSSSWFVPGIVAEENPQHLRAIQAGGHEIACAGYRHQHYDNLTLAEQSAEISKGCAALSALTGQRPTGFRIPAGNGAPGFIEALREHGIRWSSSWRGDDLPFAHPTAPEVIELPLHYELEDEPYFAFNLSPAVPPAQSRIASYSHTLGNLQMDFAGFHRFGLCYVLRLHPEIIATPGRIGVLRELLQSIQQHDDVWIATGAEVAQWWAESAAPVTEDHPAAVYERHYRDYGV; from the coding sequence ATGGCTGATTCCATTGTCTGGCCCGACGGCTATCGCTGTGCGGTGGTACTGACCGTCGATTACAACGATATCCACGGCATCCTCACCCAGGCGCCGGAAGTCGCCGGGCGCGACAAGACCTTGTCGGTGTGGCGCTACGGCACCCAGCGCGGGGTCGAGCGTTTGCTTGGCGTGTTCGAAGAACTGGGGGTTTCCAGCAGTTGGTTTGTTCCCGGCATCGTCGCCGAGGAAAACCCGCAACACCTCCGGGCGATCCAGGCCGGCGGACACGAGATTGCCTGCGCCGGCTATCGCCATCAGCACTACGACAACCTGACCCTGGCCGAGCAAAGTGCCGAGATCTCCAAGGGCTGTGCGGCCTTGAGCGCGCTGACCGGTCAACGTCCGACAGGCTTTCGCATCCCCGCCGGCAACGGTGCGCCGGGTTTCATCGAGGCGTTGCGCGAGCACGGCATCCGCTGGTCCTCGTCATGGCGCGGCGATGATTTGCCCTTCGCCCACCCGACGGCCCCCGAGGTGATCGAGTTGCCGCTGCATTACGAACTGGAAGACGAGCCCTATTTCGCCTTCAACCTCAGCCCGGCGGTGCCACCGGCGCAATCGCGCATCGCCTCTTACAGCCACACGCTGGGCAACCTGCAAATGGACTTCGCCGGGTTTCACCGGTTCGGGCTGTGTTACGTGCTGCGGCTGCACCCGGAAATCATCGCCACGCCGGGGCGGATCGGTGTGTTGCGTGAATTGCTGCAAAGCATTCAACAGCATGACGACGTGTGGATTGCCACCGGTGCCGAGGTTGCTCAATGGTGGGCCGAGTCGGCAGCGCCGGTGACTGAGGATCACCCGGCCGCTGTATATGAGCGGCATTATCGGGATTACGGCGTATGA
- a CDS encoding enoyl-CoA hydratase/isomerase family protein, whose amino-acid sequence MTAQVSSPGTPSMDATQNEVLAEVRNHIGHLTLNRPAGLNAITLDMVRRLQQQLDAWAQDPQVHAVVLRGAGEKAFCAGGDIRSLYDSFKSGDTLHEDFFVEEYALDLTIHHYRKPVLALMDGFVLGGGMGLVQGADLRVVTERSRLAMPEVAIGYFPDVGGSYFLPRIPGELGIYLGVSGVQIRAADALYCGLADWYLESASLGELDERLDHLEWHDTPLKDLQGALAKLAVRQLPAAPLAALRPVIDHFFALPDVPSMVEQLRAVTVADSHEWAMATADLLESRSPLAMGVTLEMLRRGRHLSLEQCFALELHLDRQWFERGDLIEGVRALLIDKDKSPRWNPPTLQALDAEHVASFFTGFDQSGS is encoded by the coding sequence ATGACTGCTCAGGTTTCATCCCCGGGGACACCGTCCATGGATGCCACGCAAAACGAAGTGTTGGCCGAGGTTCGCAATCACATCGGTCACCTGACCCTCAACCGCCCCGCCGGCCTCAACGCCATTACCCTGGACATGGTCCGCCGCCTGCAACAGCAACTCGATGCCTGGGCACAGGATCCGCAGGTGCATGCGGTGGTGTTGCGCGGTGCTGGCGAGAAAGCCTTCTGTGCCGGCGGTGATATCCGCTCGCTGTACGACAGCTTCAAAAGCGGCGACACCCTGCACGAAGATTTCTTCGTCGAGGAATACGCCCTCGACCTCACGATCCATCACTACCGCAAACCGGTCCTGGCCTTGATGGACGGCTTTGTCCTGGGTGGCGGCATGGGGCTGGTGCAAGGCGCAGATTTGCGGGTGGTCACCGAGCGTAGCCGTCTGGCGATGCCGGAAGTGGCCATCGGTTATTTCCCGGACGTCGGCGGCAGCTACTTCCTGCCGCGCATTCCCGGTGAGCTGGGCATCTATCTCGGCGTCAGCGGCGTGCAGATCCGCGCCGCCGATGCGCTCTATTGCGGCCTGGCCGACTGGTATCTGGAAAGCGCCAGCCTGGGCGAGCTGGACGAGCGACTCGACCATCTGGAATGGCACGACACCCCGCTCAAGGACCTGCAAGGCGCGCTGGCGAAACTCGCCGTGCGGCAACTGCCGGCAGCGCCGCTGGCGGCGCTGCGGCCGGTCATCGACCACTTCTTCGCCCTGCCCGATGTGCCGAGTATGGTGGAACAACTGCGTGCAGTGACCGTCGCCGACAGCCACGAGTGGGCCATGGCCACCGCCGACTTGCTGGAAAGCCGTTCACCACTGGCCATGGGCGTGACCCTGGAAATGCTGCGGCGCGGTCGGCACCTGAGCCTGGAACAGTGCTTCGCCCTTGAACTGCACCTGGATCGCCAGTGGTTCGAACGCGGCGACCTGATCGAAGGCGTGCGCGCCTTGCTGATCGACAAAGACAAGAGCCCGCGCTGGAATCCGCCGACCTTGCAGGCGCTGGACGCCGAGCACGTCGCGAGTTTTTTCACCGGGTTTGACCAGAGCGGGAGCTGA
- a CDS encoding HPP family protein: MLARWLPAAINTRPTEWSRAAIGMALGTMFSVWLCGQVFGIDVALHLIGPLGASAVLLFAVSSGALAQPWSILGGYLCAGVVSLLVAHVLGRTLGSACLAAGMALILMCWLRCLHPPAGALALLIVVADPATVAMGWKALGPVMLSGSAMLLSALAYNNLTRIRYPKRPAEPALLMPASDSQAITAEDLRRALADMEAFYDVTPEDLEQLIHASELHAKRRSIGEVLSSRT, encoded by the coding sequence ATGCTCGCTCGCTGGTTGCCCGCCGCCATCAACACCCGCCCCACCGAATGGAGCCGTGCCGCCATCGGCATGGCCTTGGGGACGATGTTCAGCGTCTGGCTGTGCGGCCAGGTGTTCGGCATCGACGTGGCACTGCATTTGATCGGGCCGCTGGGTGCTTCGGCGGTGCTGTTGTTCGCCGTGTCCTCGGGCGCACTGGCCCAGCCGTGGTCGATTCTTGGCGGTTACCTGTGTGCGGGAGTGGTCTCGCTGCTGGTCGCCCACGTACTCGGGCGCACCCTCGGCAGCGCCTGTCTGGCGGCGGGCATGGCGCTGATTCTGATGTGCTGGTTGCGTTGCCTGCACCCTCCGGCCGGTGCCTTGGCGTTGCTTATTGTGGTGGCAGATCCGGCGACCGTCGCCATGGGCTGGAAAGCCCTCGGACCGGTGATGCTCAGCGGCTCGGCGATGCTGCTCAGCGCGTTGGCCTACAACAACCTGACGCGTATTCGTTATCCCAAGCGTCCCGCTGAACCGGCCCTCCTCATGCCGGCGAGCGACAGCCAGGCGATCACTGCCGAAGATCTGCGACGGGCGCTCGCCGATATGGAGGCCTTCTACGACGTTACCCCCGAAGACCTCGAGCAGTTGATTCATGCCAGTGAGTTGCATGCCAAGCGGCGCAGTATCGGTGAAGTGCTGAGCAGCAGAACCTAA
- a CDS encoding polysaccharide deacetylase: MSSSLQPTWPGTHTACLALAFDLDGPTGDAMLNGSIWRKPEYFGFGGYGPYRALPRILDLLDEFRIPTTFFVPAWVVENWPKQCQAIVERGHEVAYHGYKHESFYALTLEQQKDVMHKSREVFWKYLNIRAEGFRTPSGDWRAETPAMLVEAGVTYSSSMRGDDRPYLVKVPGFDTPLVEIPGRWEMDDYASLAYTRAPDFPSGLDRTASYALTLDNWCREFDGAMAEGLCLTTLFHPKITGKPGRILLLEKLFEHMRQRDDVWFATCRDVAQWWLKEHHHG; encoded by the coding sequence ATGTCCTCCTCGCTTCAGCCAACCTGGCCCGGCACGCACACAGCCTGCCTCGCCCTGGCCTTCGACCTCGATGGCCCCACCGGCGATGCCATGCTCAATGGCTCGATCTGGCGCAAGCCCGAGTATTTCGGTTTCGGCGGTTATGGCCCCTATCGGGCGCTGCCGCGAATTCTCGATCTGCTGGATGAGTTCCGGATCCCGACCACGTTTTTCGTCCCGGCCTGGGTCGTGGAGAATTGGCCGAAACAGTGCCAGGCGATTGTCGAGCGCGGGCATGAGGTGGCCTATCACGGTTACAAACACGAATCCTTCTACGCCCTGACGCTGGAGCAGCAGAAGGACGTGATGCACAAATCCCGCGAGGTGTTCTGGAAGTACCTGAACATCCGCGCCGAAGGTTTCCGCACCCCGTCCGGCGATTGGCGCGCCGAAACGCCGGCCATGCTGGTGGAAGCCGGCGTCACCTATTCCAGCAGCATGCGCGGCGATGACCGGCCCTACCTGGTCAAAGTGCCGGGCTTCGATACCCCGCTGGTGGAAATCCCCGGGCGCTGGGAAATGGACGACTACGCCTCCCTCGCCTACACCCGCGCACCGGACTTCCCTTCCGGGCTGGACCGAACCGCCAGCTACGCACTGACCCTCGATAACTGGTGCCGCGAGTTCGATGGCGCCATGGCTGAAGGCCTGTGCCTGACCACCCTGTTCCATCCCAAGATCACCGGCAAACCGGGACGCATCCTGCTCCTGGAAAAACTCTTCGAACACATGCGCCAGCGCGACGACGTGTGGTTCGCCACTTGCCGCGATGTCGCCCAGTGGTGGCTGAAGGAGCATCACCATGGCTGA
- a CDS encoding MFS transporter, producing MATYSLVIRRLMICSLTIVVSRAITSPLLTLFLSTKLGLNQQDVGLLLGIAVFIATLLALYGGYIIDRLEKRRLLILAMLSSAIGFVLLTFAENLYLTTATLVITETASALFLIGSKAILSDNLPVGQRAKAFSLRYTLTNIGYATGPMLGVVIAGVYPIAPFLIAGGIAFFSIFLMSGIPKDPAQTSAIGQPQSFLKTLVTLKNDRTLIMFTCGCLLSTVVHGRFTLYLSQYLLVTHDSKRALETMAALLACNAISVILLQYQIGRFLKREQLRYWIVGGSSLFILGLIGFSLADGLVSWCIAMFIFTLGEMIIYPAEFLFVDTLAPEELRGSYYGAQNLAALGGALSPVICGFLLMHTPAPTMFYALSALTAMGGFLCFMSGRRVAILQK from the coding sequence GTGGCCACTTACTCCCTCGTTATCCGCCGGCTGATGATCTGCTCGCTGACCATCGTCGTCAGCCGCGCCATTACCAGTCCGTTGCTCACCCTGTTTTTGAGCACCAAACTCGGCCTCAACCAACAGGACGTTGGCCTGTTGCTGGGCATCGCGGTATTTATCGCCACCCTGCTCGCGCTCTATGGCGGTTACATCATCGACCGCCTCGAAAAGCGTCGTCTGTTGATCCTCGCCATGCTGTCCAGTGCCATCGGCTTTGTGCTGCTGACCTTTGCCGAAAACCTCTACCTGACCACCGCCACCCTGGTGATCACCGAAACCGCCTCGGCGCTGTTTCTGATCGGGTCCAAGGCAATCCTCAGCGATAACCTGCCCGTGGGCCAGCGGGCCAAGGCCTTTTCGTTGCGCTACACCCTGACCAACATCGGCTACGCCACCGGCCCGATGCTCGGCGTGGTGATCGCCGGCGTGTACCCGATTGCCCCGTTCCTGATCGCCGGCGGCATCGCGTTTTTCAGCATTTTCCTGATGAGCGGCATTCCCAAGGACCCGGCCCAGACATCCGCCATCGGCCAGCCCCAAAGTTTTCTCAAAACCCTGGTCACCCTGAAAAACGACCGCACGCTGATCATGTTCACCTGCGGCTGCCTGCTCAGCACCGTGGTCCACGGTCGTTTTACCTTGTACCTGTCGCAATACCTGCTGGTGACCCACGACTCCAAACGAGCGCTGGAAACCATGGCCGCCCTGCTCGCCTGTAACGCCATCAGCGTGATCCTGCTGCAATACCAGATCGGCCGGTTTCTCAAGCGCGAACAACTGCGTTACTGGATTGTCGGCGGCAGCAGCCTATTCATCCTCGGCTTGATCGGTTTCAGCCTGGCCGACGGCCTGGTGAGCTGGTGCATCGCGATGTTCATCTTCACCCTCGGTGAAATGATCATCTACCCGGCCGAATTCCTCTTCGTCGACACCCTGGCCCCGGAAGAATTGCGCGGCAGCTACTACGGCGCGCAGAACCTCGCGGCTCTCGGCGGTGCGCTGAGCCCGGTGATCTGCGGCTTCCTGCTGATGCACACGCCCGCGCCCACCATGTTCTATGCCCTGAGTGCGTTAACGGCGATGGGCGGTTTTCTCTGTTTCATGAGCGGTCGACGCGTCGCCATACTGCAAAAATAA
- a CDS encoding MmgE/PrpD family protein, whose protein sequence is MRMERLAQFCVDTRFEDLPAALVEQAKRHILDTFGAALAGADSDVAKQARQVFKGETGSTLVWGTGQRVGAAQATMLNGIAAHALELDDTGGCDHSGAVVLPAVMAALSMSTLSVSEASVDGRELITAVVIGYEIGRRVLEACGSYSAHNGAGWHSTATCGVFGAAAASARILGLDAQQTLSALGIAGSFSGGLWAFIHDGSQSKRLHSGRAAEGGLLAARFAQQGITGPTKLFDDVWGGFLKTLAADTAVPEALDAELGHVWKLARCSIKPYAACRGTHSAIDALGLLLDQLQASADQVEDVQVSLCGFLQDMCGGQDVSTLPAAQMSLRYALAARLVHGHCRLEAYDDEPRRHPRIAHWMSRIRLEVDPQLSEDGEPVVSLRTVDGRQARLCVEVPLGAPGNPLSDGALEEKFFSLAGRGMPRQRAEQLLAQLWRLEELESVRSLDRWLS, encoded by the coding sequence ATGCGGATGGAGCGGTTGGCGCAGTTCTGCGTCGATACGCGTTTCGAAGATTTACCCGCTGCGTTGGTGGAGCAAGCCAAGCGACACATTCTCGACACCTTCGGCGCAGCCCTGGCCGGGGCTGACAGCGATGTGGCGAAACAGGCGCGTCAGGTATTCAAGGGGGAAACCGGCAGCACGTTGGTCTGGGGCACCGGTCAGCGAGTCGGCGCGGCGCAAGCCACCATGCTCAACGGTATCGCCGCGCATGCCCTGGAGCTGGACGATACCGGCGGCTGCGACCATTCCGGCGCGGTGGTGCTGCCGGCGGTGATGGCGGCGCTGTCGATGTCAACGCTATCGGTTTCTGAAGCGTCCGTGGACGGCCGCGAACTGATCACTGCGGTGGTGATCGGCTACGAAATCGGCCGTCGGGTGCTCGAAGCCTGCGGCAGTTACTCAGCCCATAACGGCGCCGGCTGGCACTCCACGGCGACGTGCGGAGTGTTTGGCGCGGCGGCGGCCAGTGCACGGATTCTGGGGCTGGATGCACAGCAAACCTTGTCGGCACTGGGCATTGCCGGCAGCTTCAGCGGTGGTCTGTGGGCGTTTATCCATGACGGTTCGCAAAGCAAGAGACTCCACAGCGGGCGCGCCGCCGAAGGTGGATTGCTGGCCGCGCGGTTTGCTCAACAAGGCATCACCGGCCCGACAAAACTGTTCGATGATGTCTGGGGCGGCTTCCTCAAGACCCTCGCGGCGGACACCGCCGTGCCCGAGGCGTTGGACGCCGAACTGGGCCATGTATGGAAACTTGCCCGTTGCTCGATCAAGCCTTACGCAGCCTGCCGAGGGACGCATTCGGCGATCGACGCATTGGGCCTGTTGCTGGATCAATTGCAGGCCAGCGCCGATCAGGTCGAGGACGTTCAGGTGTCGTTGTGCGGATTCCTTCAGGACATGTGCGGCGGTCAGGACGTCAGCACATTGCCGGCGGCGCAGATGAGCCTGCGATATGCCCTGGCGGCCCGGCTGGTCCATGGGCATTGCCGGTTGGAAGCCTACGACGATGAACCGCGCCGCCACCCACGGATTGCCCACTGGATGTCGCGCATTCGCCTTGAAGTCGACCCGCAACTGTCCGAGGATGGCGAGCCTGTTGTTAGCTTGCGGACCGTCGACGGTCGGCAAGCGCGCCTGTGCGTTGAGGTGCCGTTGGGGGCGCCGGGCAATCCGCTGAGTGATGGGGCGCTGGAGGAGAAATTCTTCAGTCTGGCGGGACGGGGGATGCCGCGACAGCGGGCTGAGCAATTGCTTGCGCAGTTGTGGCGGCTGGAAGAACTGGAATCGGTTCGCAGCCTTGATCGGTGGCTGAGTTGA
- a CDS encoding ABC transporter substrate-binding protein yields the protein MKNLVIPAVLASVLASGFAFAAELPASIKDKGEIVVAIMPNYPPMDFKDPATNTLTGLDYDLGNALAERLGVKIKWQETGFEQMINALTTDRVDMVLSGMTDTAERQASVTFVDYFTSGPQFYTLQKNKDTNEIVDLCGKKVGTSRRTTFPAEIAEWSKANCEAAGKPAINVIGTEGSADARAQLRQSRIDAAMQGSETLPYLKTQEKDMYKTVGLPISKQFSGMGVSKKKPELSEAVKVALQSMVDDGSYQAILKKWDLELGAIKTVTINAGK from the coding sequence ATGAAGAACCTAGTAATCCCTGCAGTACTTGCCAGCGTCCTGGCATCCGGTTTCGCCTTCGCTGCCGAGTTGCCGGCCAGCATCAAGGACAAGGGCGAGATCGTCGTTGCGATCATGCCGAACTACCCGCCGATGGATTTCAAGGACCCGGCCACCAACACCCTCACTGGCCTGGACTATGACCTGGGCAACGCCCTGGCCGAACGTCTGGGCGTGAAGATCAAATGGCAGGAAACCGGCTTCGAGCAAATGATCAATGCGCTGACCACCGACCGCGTGGACATGGTGCTGTCAGGCATGACCGACACCGCGGAGCGTCAGGCCAGCGTGACCTTCGTCGACTACTTCACCAGCGGTCCGCAGTTCTACACCTTGCAGAAAAACAAGGACACCAACGAGATCGTCGACTTGTGCGGCAAGAAAGTCGGCACCAGCCGCCGTACCACCTTCCCGGCGGAAATCGCCGAGTGGAGCAAGGCCAACTGCGAAGCCGCCGGCAAGCCAGCGATCAACGTGATCGGCACCGAAGGCTCGGCCGACGCTCGCGCGCAACTGCGCCAGAGCCGTATCGACGCGGCCATGCAGGGCAGCGAAACCCTGCCGTACCTCAAGACCCAGGAAAAGGACATGTACAAAACCGTGGGCCTGCCGATTTCCAAGCAGTTCTCGGGCATGGGTGTGAGCAAGAAAAAACCCGAGCTGAGCGAAGCGGTGAAAGTCGCGTTGCAGAGCATGGTCGATGACGGCAGTTATCAGGCGATCCTGAAGAAATGGGACCTGGAACTGGGTGCGATCAAGACCGTGACCATTAACGCCGGCAAATAA
- the argH gene encoding argininosuccinate lyase yields MSQTTDRLWGARFKSGPSEALAALSRCPERYFRLTPYDLAGSKAHARELQRAGLLNEQETQTMLDALQRIGDDFRAGSIAPTLDDEDVHTFIERLLTERLGALGGKLRAGRSRNDQTANDLRLFLRDHVRTLAVEVLALQQALVDQAEQHIESICPGFTHLQQAQPIVFAHHLLAHAQSMLRDVQRLVDWDARTSLSPLGAAAMAGSAIARLPQQSAREMGYSGVCENSIDAVASRDHVAEFLFIASMLGINISRLAEEFCLWSSRQFRWVALDDAYATGSSIMPQKKNPDIAELARGKAGRLIGNLTGLLSTLKSLPLSYNRDLSEDKNGVLDSVDTLLLVLPAMAGMVATMKVNVEELRRQAPLGFTLATEVADWLAVRGVPFKEAHEITGALVQACEKHDIELWEASPALLAEIDPRLTPEVRDSLTLEAAIAARSGWGGTAPHQVREQIGRLKTALAAQQAWTENYQGFRL; encoded by the coding sequence ATGTCTCAAACCACCGACCGCCTCTGGGGTGCCCGCTTCAAGAGCGGCCCGTCCGAAGCCCTGGCGGCCCTGTCCCGTTGCCCCGAGCGCTACTTTCGCCTCACCCCGTACGACCTCGCCGGCTCCAAGGCCCATGCCCGGGAATTGCAGCGCGCCGGGTTGCTGAACGAGCAGGAAACCCAGACCATGCTCGATGCCCTGCAGCGCATCGGTGATGACTTCCGAGCCGGCAGCATCGCGCCGACCCTGGACGACGAAGACGTCCACACCTTCATCGAACGCCTGCTGACCGAACGCCTCGGCGCACTGGGCGGCAAGCTGCGCGCCGGCCGTTCGCGCAACGACCAGACCGCCAATGACCTGCGGCTGTTCCTGCGTGATCACGTTCGCACCCTGGCCGTCGAAGTGCTGGCCTTGCAGCAAGCGCTGGTGGATCAGGCCGAGCAACACATCGAGAGCATCTGCCCGGGCTTCACCCACCTGCAACAAGCCCAGCCGATCGTCTTCGCTCACCACTTGCTGGCCCACGCCCAGTCGATGCTGCGCGACGTGCAGCGTCTGGTGGACTGGGACGCGCGCACCTCGCTGTCGCCATTGGGTGCGGCGGCCATGGCCGGTTCCGCCATCGCTCGCCTGCCGCAGCAGTCGGCCAGGGAAATGGGCTACAGCGGCGTGTGCGAAAACTCCATCGACGCCGTGGCCAGCCGCGATCATGTCGCCGAGTTCCTGTTTATCGCCAGCATGCTCGGGATCAACATTTCCCGCCTTGCCGAAGAATTCTGCCTGTGGTCGTCGCGACAATTTCGCTGGGTCGCGCTGGACGATGCCTACGCCACCGGCAGTTCGATCATGCCGCAGAAGAAGAACCCGGACATCGCCGAACTGGCCCGGGGCAAGGCTGGCCGCTTGATCGGTAACCTGACCGGGCTGCTGTCGACCCTGAAATCCCTGCCGCTGTCCTACAACCGTGACTTGAGCGAAGACAAGAACGGCGTGCTCGACAGCGTCGACACCCTGCTGCTGGTGCTGCCGGCCATGGCCGGGATGGTCGCGACCATGAAGGTCAACGTCGAAGAACTGCGCCGTCAGGCCCCGCTGGGTTTCACCCTCGCCACCGAAGTGGCCGACTGGCTGGCGGTACGCGGCGTACCGTTCAAGGAAGCCCATGAAATCACCGGCGCACTGGTCCAGGCCTGTGAGAAACACGATATCGAACTGTGGGAAGCCTCGCCGGCGCTGCTGGCCGAGATCGATCCACGTCTGACGCCAGAGGTGCGCGACAGCCTGACCCTCGAAGCCGCCATCGCCGCCCGCAGTGGCTGGGGTGGCACCGCGCCGCATCAGGTGCGCGAGCAGATCGGCCGGTTGAAAACCGCCCTTGCCGCGCAGCAAGCGTGGACCGAGAACTATCAGGGCTTCCGTCTTTGA